TATGCGTTCCAAAAAGGGTCAATTAATGTTGCCCATCTAAATCCTGTATATCCGACTTGTGCCAAGGTAGGCATGGTCTCAGGCGGAGACATCGCAATTTGATTATAAAAATTAGTGTGAATAGCCGTTAAAACTGCTTTTGATTCTTTAGGTTTGTCATAGAAAACGAAATTTTCAAATGGGAATGGGAAAATATCAGTATCGCCGTGACTAGCTATATTTCTCAATGATGCCGCTATTGCCGAATCGATTTTCATAATTACCTTTTTTACGCACACACAATTTCAATAGTTTACTTTTATCAAAATATAGCTTATTTTAAAAATATAAAAAAAGCAATTATTTAATCAAGTCACCGAGGTAACTTATCGCAAATACGCATTCGAAAAATTAATTCATACCTTTTACTTATAGGCAAAACCCATCTCAAAATTCATTGCATCATCTCGTCCTATCTTTTTCCCACAACACATCCGATCCCCCCGCATACCAGTTCAACACCCGCGACAACACAAACAGCAAGTCCGACAAGCGGTTCATATACTGCCTTGGTGCGTCATTGATGGTCTCGGCATTGCCGACGCTGACTATCGCGCGTTCGGCGCGGCGGCAGACGGTGCGGCAGACGTTGGCGATGGCGGCGGCGCGGGAGCCTCCTGGCAGGATGAAGTCTTTTAATGGTGGCAGGTCGGCATTGTATTTCTCGAGCAGGGAGTCCAGCCTTTCTACCTGGGTATCGGTGATCATGGTGTAGCCGGGGATGCAGAGTTCGCCGCCCATGTCGAACAGGTCGTGCTGGATGGAAAACAATTCCTGCTTCATCTGCTCTGGCATGTCTTCACACAGCAGGACGCTGATCTGGGAATTGAGTTCATCCACGTCACCCATGGCGTGCACGCGCAGGGCGTCTTTGGCGACGCGGCTGCCGTCACCGAGGCCGGTCGTACCTTTGTCGCCGGTACGTGTTGCGATTTTTGAGAGTCGATTACCCATGGCAAATAAATTAAGTGAAAAATAAATAAGGAAGTGTGCAAGGATACGGCAAAATCTGCCTGGATACATTATGCACAGCGCTGTGCAGCATGCACATCATAGCTGGTATTGGTGCTTGGACACTCGCCAAGATTGCCCTGCTTGCCGCGTATCAATATAATCTCGCCATGACACTTATACAATTATTCGCCGCGATACGCGCTTCTTATGTTGCCGTGCTGACTGCGGCCATCAATCAGGTTAATGCCCACGTTGAACCGGCCTACCGCAATGCCGATGGTGCACTCGCTCTGGAAGGCAGCCCGGCCTTGCCCTGCCGGGCAGACTGGATACCGTTAGAGGGTGAATATGCCGGTCAGTCGCACACGGTGGATGCCAAAACCCAGCTGGAATTTGAGCCCTTTGGCTTTGGCATGTCTGGTACTGAAGTAAGCATCACTCCGTTTACCTGGGACTGGCTGCCCCTGCAGATCAGCGGCCTTGCGCCTGAGCCTGCAGAGGCTATCCTCGCAGACTGGTTCATGGCCTGGTTTGATGCTGAGGATAACAATGCCAAAAATGCCGAAGGCCTGTATGGGGTCGTGCATTTCATGTCAGGCATTACGCAGGAAGATGAAGCCCTGCAAGTCAGCATAGACCTGGGTTCTGTCTCGGAGGCGGCTCTGGAAGATTTGCTATTCAAACTGACTGATGCCAAGGCGCAGTCCATACAACTGGGCTGAAGTAGCACTGCAAAGTACTGCTTGCCGAACAGGCAATATTTGTACACGCATTGCTGCTGGCAAATAAAATAAGGCAGGAAGTTGGAAAGCTTACGGCAAAATCTGGCAGGACACAGCATAATAGAGGTCACCACTACCTGTACGGACCGCATAATGAACCATCCTGCCATTTTGGCGAATGTCAGAAAGCCCCTGCCCGCTGGCCTGCTGCATGCTCTGCAAGCCTTGCTGGAAGACCGTTGCAGCATTGCCCTGGCAGTGCGCGAGCATCATGGCCGCGATGAGTCTTCGTATGACCCCATGCCGCCAGAAGCGGTGGTATTTGCCCAGAGCACCGAAGAGGTCGCAGAGATCGTCAGACTGTGTCATGCGCATGATGTGCCAGTGATCCCCTATGGTGCCGGTTCTTCGCTGGAAGGCCATATCCTGGCCCTGCATGGCGGCGTGACGATAGATTTGTCACAGATGAACAAGATGGTGGCTGTGCATGCCGAGGATTTGACCGCTACCGTGCAGGCTGGCGTGACACGCAAGCAACTGAATACCGAGATACGCGACACCGGCCTGTTCTTCCCGATAGACCCTGGTGCTGATGCCAGCCTGGGTGGCATGGCAGCCACGCGGGCATCCGGCACAAACGCGGTGCGCTACGGCACCATGCGTGAAAACGTTATGGCGCTGACGGTGGTGACAGCAGATGGCCGCATCATACGTACGGGTTCGCGTGCCAAGAAATCATCTGCCGGTTACGATTTGACGCGGGTGTTTGTCGGCAGTGAAGGCACGTTGGGCATTATCACTGAAGTCACCGTCAAACTTTATCCCTTGCCGGAAGCCATCTCGGCTGCGGTGTGCAGCTTCCCTGATAATGCCGATGCGGTGAATACCGTTATCCAGACCATACAGATGGGCGTGCCAATTGCGCGGGTAGAATTTCTGGATGCGAATGGCGTGCGTGCCATCAATGCGCATGACAAGCTGAATTTGCCAGTCAAGCCTTTGCTGCTGTTTGAATTTCATGGTACTGAGCATGGCGTCAAGGAACAGGCTGAGCTGGTACAGGAGATAGCAGCAGCCAATGGTGCCGGTGATTTTGAATGGGCGACCAGGCCAGAAGACCGCAGCCGCCTGTGGGCTGCGCGGCATAATGCCTATTTTGCGCTGCTGCAATTACGGCCAGGTTCACGTTCTATTTCTACCGATTGCTGCGTACCGATTTCACGCCTGGCTGAATGTATCAGTGAGACCCAGATAGATTGTGAAAACCATGGCATTACCTATTCCATCATAGGCCATGTCGGCGATGGTAATTTTCATGTGCTGATGCTGGTAGATCCGGACAGCCCGGATGAAATTGCGGTGGCAGAATCCATCAACCAGCGCATGGTGACGCGGGCGATTGCCATGGATGGCACCTGCACGGGTGAGCATGGCGTGGGCATACACAAGATGGGATTTTTGATAGAAGAACATGGGGCAGATGCAATACGCATGATGCGTATGCTCAAGCATGCATTTGATCCCAAGAATATTTTAAACCCGGGCAAAATTATTGCGTGGGATGAGGCTGAAGAATAAATCGAGACAGTATTCAATTTGGTAAAAAACCACTCACCATAGAGACACTGAATCACAAAGTAAGCACCGAGAAAAGCAAGCAAAGGATATACAGAATTCCTCTTTGTCTTTTATTGCGACAACCGGATTTACGGGTGATCTCTTAACGAGTGCTTGAGTACGCTACATAAAACAAATCAGGAAGAGTATGGCAACACGATTACCACCGGTACATGCATTATCTGCTTTTGAGGCTGCGGCGCGGCATAGTTCTTTTGCGATCGCGGCAGAGGAATTGTGCATCACACCTTCTGCACTGTCGCACCGCATACGTCTGCTGGAAGAACATTTGTGCGAGCGCGTTTTTGTACGTGAAGGGCGCAGTGTCACGCTGACTGAGTTTGGTCGCCGTTACCTTGATGTGGTGCGGGTAGCCTTGCGCACCTTGTCTGATTTCCCGCTGCCAAACAAGATCACGCAAAGTCAGTTGCGCGTCAAGGTGACGGTGCCGCCTACCTTTGCGCGCTATATGTTCATGCCGCGCCTGGCTGAATTCATGCACCAGTATCCCGATATAGAAATTGAAGTCTATCTGTTTGTGCCGCTATATGATCTGAGCTTGTCAGAAAGTGATGTAGAAGTGCGTTTTGGTGCTGGCGAATATCCTAATCTGGTCACCAAGAAATTATTTGTTGAACCCAGCTTTGCCGTCGCCAGCCCGGCTTACCTGAAATCTTTGCCGTCGATACAGACACCGGCAGACCTGCGTCATGCCAGACTCTTGCGGTCTGCCCTGGAACCCTGGCAGCCATGGTTTGAAGTGGCCGGACTGGACTGGCCAGAACCAACGACAGGCTTGCGCATCGATGACCTGGGCCTGTTGCTGGAAGCAGTCAAGCATGGCCATGGCATAGGCCTGACACGCCAGCATTTTGCCCAGGAGATGATCAACCGGGGTGAGGTCGTGCGTGTGTTTGATACGCAACTGGCAACGCCACCGCATGCCTATTACCTGGTGCATGAGGCCCAGGCAAATATACGGCCCGAGGTAGCGCTTTTCATAGACTGGATGCAGGCAACTTATCAGCAGGCTTAGTGCTATGTTTTGTAGGGTGCGCCATGCGCACCGTTTGAGACACGGACACGCCTCCTTGAGTTTATAGTTTGCTGCATGCGATGGTGCGCACGGCGCACCCAGCAATTTGCTCAGGCTAATCAATCACCGGGACTTGGGTAATGAGAAAACCGTAGGGCGCATTGTAATGCGCCCCACAACACGGCTACGTTTAAAACTAGCCTATGTGCACCGCAAAACTGTCTGCGCTACACCACCCTGCTGCTTTCCTGCCCCGGTTGCTCTATCTGTTTTTGCAGGGCCAGCCATTTGTCCAGTGGCATGGGGCGGGCGAACAAGAAGCCCTGCATGGATGCGCAACCGTTGGCGATCAAAAATTCTGCCTGCTCCTTGGTCTCCACCCCTTCTGCCACTACACGCAAACCCAGGTGGGATGCCATCGACAATATCGATTGCACGATGGCCGTGCCATTCGCATCACCCGGCGTATCGTGAACAAAACTCTTGTCTATCTTGAGTTCATACAAAGGCAGGCGTTTGAGGTAAGCCAGGCTGGAATAGCCGGTACCAAAATCATCGATGGAAAAACGTATGCCCAGCGTCGTCAATTCCAGCATGCGGGCGATGGTGTCTTGCAGGTTATCAATGAGCAGGCCCTCTGTCACTTCAAAGATCAGGCGTGATGGCGGCGCGCCAGTGTAGCGTAAGACGCGCCTGACTTTTTCTACAAAATCTGGCTGACGGAATTGCTTGGGGCTGACATTGACAGACAGCGGGATGTCCCAGCCTGCCGCCTGTAATTGCAGCAGGGCCAGGCAGCCCTGTTCCAGCACCCAGTCACCGAGCCGCAAGATCATGCCGGATTCTTCTGCCACTGGGATAAACAGCGCGGGTGACACAAATCCACGCTCAGGGTG
This is a stretch of genomic DNA from Undibacterium sp. KW1. It encodes these proteins:
- a CDS encoding cob(I)yrinic acid a,c-diamide adenosyltransferase, producing MGNRLSKIATRTGDKGTTGLGDGSRVAKDALRVHAMGDVDELNSQISVLLCEDMPEQMKQELFSIQHDLFDMGGELCIPGYTMITDTQVERLDSLLEKYNADLPPLKDFILPGGSRAAAIANVCRTVCRRAERAIVSVGNAETINDAPRQYMNRLSDLLFVLSRVLNWYAGGSDVLWEKDRTR
- a CDS encoding FAD-binding oxidoreductase, producing MNHPAILANVRKPLPAGLLHALQALLEDRCSIALAVREHHGRDESSYDPMPPEAVVFAQSTEEVAEIVRLCHAHDVPVIPYGAGSSLEGHILALHGGVTIDLSQMNKMVAVHAEDLTATVQAGVTRKQLNTEIRDTGLFFPIDPGADASLGGMAATRASGTNAVRYGTMRENVMALTVVTADGRIIRTGSRAKKSSAGYDLTRVFVGSEGTLGIITEVTVKLYPLPEAISAAVCSFPDNADAVNTVIQTIQMGVPIARVEFLDANGVRAINAHDKLNLPVKPLLLFEFHGTEHGVKEQAELVQEIAAANGAGDFEWATRPEDRSRLWAARHNAYFALLQLRPGSRSISTDCCVPISRLAECISETQIDCENHGITYSIIGHVGDGNFHVLMLVDPDSPDEIAVAESINQRMVTRAIAMDGTCTGEHGVGIHKMGFLIEEHGADAIRMMRMLKHAFDPKNILNPGKIIAWDEAEE
- a CDS encoding LysR substrate-binding domain-containing protein encodes the protein MATRLPPVHALSAFEAAARHSSFAIAAEELCITPSALSHRIRLLEEHLCERVFVREGRSVTLTEFGRRYLDVVRVALRTLSDFPLPNKITQSQLRVKVTVPPTFARYMFMPRLAEFMHQYPDIEIEVYLFVPLYDLSLSESDVEVRFGAGEYPNLVTKKLFVEPSFAVASPAYLKSLPSIQTPADLRHARLLRSALEPWQPWFEVAGLDWPEPTTGLRIDDLGLLLEAVKHGHGIGLTRQHFAQEMINRGEVVRVFDTQLATPPHAYYLVHEAQANIRPEVALFIDWMQATYQQA